The Candidatus Scalindua japonica genomic interval ACTGTTTATCTTGCTGATATTTTTGCAGCTCAAACATCACTAATAATGCCTGCTATTGATATAAATGTCACCGCCCAATATAAAAGTGTTTCTCAGTGGAGTGTACCTAAAGCAATTTCTTACTTTCCGATAACACACAAGGGAGTTATCTTCTTGTTTCATGCTCATGGCGGATCTGCTATAAATCTATTTTCAAAAACTGAAAATTATTTATTTGTCAATGACGCCATTTCACGAAACTACGCTGTGGTTGCTATTGACAGTTTTGATCAAGTCAATAAACAGTGGGATCTTACGGTTTCAGCCGCAGACAATATTGACATGCAAAGAGTGGCTGCGTTACGTGACAACTTGATCTCTCTGGGCAAAATAAACCTAACTGATAAAATATACGTCTTAGGCATATCTAACGGGGGTATTTTTGCATCACTTTTTGATCAAACAAACCAGGGAATTATCAACTTTCCCGTAGATGCGTCAGCAATATACATTTCCCCGGGCAACTCAGATATCATGAAATCTACTGAGGTACCAACCATTTTCCTACTCGCTGAAAACGATAGTTTTAATTTTAATGAAATAGCGCTTAATACCTTCAACAATCTGCTTAACCGAAACGTGCCTGCACAATACTGGGTCAATCACCCTTCCCCCGTTTATGCACAGCGATTCTGGCGTATTCAAGGCATTTCCCGGACAGATTCAGAGGTAATTTATAATGCATTGAGGAGTGGTGGCTTACTAGATGATAAAGACTTTCTGATTGACAACCCTATTTCCTCAGGATGGCGAAGCCTTATACCGGCTGAATATTCCAAATATGCACTTTCTATAGACACTCAGTTATTGATTTCGCATGCTGAACATAGTTTTACGAGTAACTTCAACCATAAGACACTTAATTTCTTCGATAATCCTACAACCATTAACGACTTTGCCCCAGTGATCAGTGGATTTTCTCCTAATAACGGAGAATGGGGAACTTTGGTAACCATTGAGGGAAGTGGTTTTATTAATGTCACAGAGGTAACTTTCAGTGGGATAGTTACCCCAATCGTGAATAGTTCCATTAATAAGCTCCTGGTAAAAGTACCTTACGGTGCATCTACCGGATCAATAGAGGTCACCAACACGGAAGGTACAGCAATGAGCCCTTTCTGCTTTGTCGTCTCTTCACCTGAAATTACCAGCTTGGATCCGGAAGAAGGCGGCGTGGGCACTCTTGTTTCGATTACAGGCAACAGTTTTGTGGGTGTTAATGTGAATTTCAATGGTGTTAGCGCAGAAATTGTCTCTAAAACCATTAACAATATTTGGGTCCAAGTGCCTGTTGGGGCTACTACAGGAGCAATAACAGTTACAAACGATTTGGGCACTTCCACCAGCGCCAATAATTTTACGGTAATTCACCAACCGATAATCAATAATTTTACACCTACCTCCGGGCCTGCTGGCACCATAGTTACCATTACGGGTGAGAATTTCAGCAGAGCAACATCTGTCAAACTCGGTGATGTATCACAATTATTTTCGGTTGATTCTGATACTCAAATCAGCGCCACAATTTCTAACGAGGCAACAACGCGTAAAATCCGTGTCACAACACCAGGCGGTACTGTTTTCACTGATTCATTTTTCAAGGTCAGGTGACGCATCTATACACATTCTCCATACACAATAAAATGCCGTAGTGTAAAAATTTGCAATTATATGGTTACAGATTAAGCTATTTTTACAACCTTACTCGTGACTTTAGAAGCCGATTAAAGAAATCAGCAACCAACCATCTTACCCATTTAAAAGGAAAGGGTGTAGAGAGAGGGTGATTATTATTGGTTAGCTTTTTACGCTTTACAAAGGCACAAAAGCTTTTTTACGTCTATTGAGCAGCCGGATCAGAGCCGACCTCTCCATTAGAATTAGATGCACCTGGTGTAAGTGTAAAGGAACCAAAAGGGCCCAATTCATTGCTGACATCACCTGTGAATGCACCATCTCCAAACACACCGTTCCAGTGTGATGATATGCAGCCGTTGTCTGGGTTGTCGAATGCTGTAACGGATAAAATAAATCTCCCAGAAATCCCCCTCGTAAGAGTTCCATCAAGTGGTAATGCACCGCATCCTAAATCATTGTTTATATCACGAACACCGCTTACGCAGATAACATTTGCTGGATTGGAACATGCGCCAAAATTAATGTCCCATGTCCTTCCGAAGTTATCGCTCCATAAACCTGCCGTTGCTACACCTGAAAAACCAATGGATATTACCATTGATACAAACATTGAAAACAGTAAAATTTTCATTTTCATCTTCATTTTATTACCCCCCTACAACATAAATTGTTTGAAAAATTAAGCCCCCTCTCTCTTCCCTTTTAATATCGTTAGCTGCATTTATTCATTACTATCTGTGATATCCAGTATATTCTACCATCTCTTTCAATAATTAGGCTGATGTACTCTGTCAACGGGAAAAGCATTGTTTTCATCAGCATAAACATGGTTATTGCTCAAAGCGTAAAGATTTGTACCATCATTTACCCTGCCCACTGAGTTAAGAATAGTACAAACTTAATAACGAATAATAAGGTTAATTTTTTCTTCATGGGTTAACACTCCTTAAAAATAAGTGTTTTTTTGATCCTGGCAATATACAGAAACTCGTTAATTACCGTCCCACATGGGTTATGAAAAAATTCATTTTCTTTTAGTTATTTAGAGGAGGAAAGGTTTCTTCAACATCTTTTTGTAACTTATCAAAAACAGCGCTTATCTCTCTTATTTCTTTCGAGCCCGCTTCTACTCCACTTTGATATAAAGCGTTTTTAAAATCTGTCACCTCCTTATGGATATCCATCTTGATTACCTTCTCCAAAGCTTCGTCAAATTGTTTTGAAGGGTTCCCGCCGTTCAGGAAATGTTTCTGAAGTATCTCGTCCAGACTTTGCTGTTGATCAAGAGTCATTATCTCGTCCTTGATTACCACAGATACTCCTTCTTCCCTATTAAAGACCATTACACTCGTTAACCTGTCAGGTTGCTGGTCTTCCCGAGAACGACAGAAGGCATAGTTTTTTCCTCTTAGAAGCCTCTTTAGTCCCTTTTCCAAAGGGAGATAATCAAAGCCTATAGTTAGTTCCTCCTCTGCAGCAAAATAAATAAGAATCTGTATATCAGCCTTTTTCGCAATCTCATTCATAACCTTTTTAAAGCTTTGTTTGTCTACGGATACTTTTAATAGACCATTTTTAAAATCGACACCTGAGAATTTCAAATCTGCTGATGTATCCTTCTCTCCTGAAAAAGAAACACCTGTATGGAATGAAAAATTTACCGACATTAATATGAGGCAGAAGGTTAGGACCTTTTTATGAGTTAAAATTGAGACCATTTTATTGCTCCTTTCTTCCAATGATAACTGCTCATTTATCACTATATGCGTAAATCCATTTGAATCTAACTGCTATTGAACATTATATGATGTTTAATCTAATTAATGCGTTAACGTTAAATCGTTTCTTATTAATTTGCGGAATGGTATTTCAAAATATCTATTAATAATTCTGCCACTTAAACACTATCAATTATTAGACAACAATAATTATACTTTGTAAAATTAAAATTTTAGAAAAGAAACGTAATGTTATATGGTTTATTACGGCATTAAACGCCAATATAAAGAAATGATTACTTGCCATAGTGTAATGAATGTTAAACTAATGTTTCTCATTAACATTACCCCTATGACTTTAAATGTGAGTAATTATCATTTTTTTGCCTAAATGTATACCACATAAGTAAACATTTATTCTGCTAAATGTCAAATGGAAAGTCACTGCTTTATTGTATTATTATAAAAACGTAAGTATAGTAAAGTTTGCAGGGGATATTATTAAGTGGCGCATAATCGTAGCAACCTTTTGTATATATTTAAATATTTGCCCTAATAATATTTATCATACTAAACAGAAGACATTTACAACTTATTAACTCAGCTACACTTACGATAATTTAAAATATTCTTGCTCAGGATTGTTTAGCATGCCTTATTTCCATGAAAATCGATGTACATTAACAACCAACAATCAAAACTAACAGTTTTTGTGGAAGACGGACACCTACAACTGGGAAACAACAATGCGGAACGTCATATCCATCCAATTGCGACGGTTAGAAAGGTGTGGTTGTTTACACAAAGCGAGGACGGCACAATGGCAATTTGGTATTCGCTGGTTGAAACTGCAAGGGCTAATGGATTAGAGCCTTACTGGTATCATCGAAATGCTTTCGAAGAGATGTCCAATTAATTTTATCGTCTTGTTACCGTTTGTGCTTCCACTGCTCCAACAGTAACGTAGCCCGAGTTATATGGAAGATGGAAGAACCTCCGTGTGAGCTAAGTCACTAGGGATTATTACATTTTGTTTTGTTCTTCTTGTGTAATCATCAGTTTCGACGTATTTATTTTCTGAGCAGCTTCTGTGACCCACCCGCCACCCAATGCTTTATAAATACTCACAATGGCGGCAAATAAATCTTTCTGAATTTGAGCATACTTGATTTCTGCTGAATATAGTTCTCTTTGTGCGTCTTGTACGACAAGATAGCTTGAATATCCTCCATCGTAACGACTACGGGAAGAAGACTCGTAATCTTCCAATACGCTAACAAGACGGTCCTGAATCACTATTAACTCCTTAAGCTTCTGAATGGTAATCAAAGAATCATCGACCTCTCTAAATGCATTTTGTATAGTAATAAGGTATTTATTAACTAATTGTTGTCGGACGGCTTCAGCCTGCCGTATCTCTCCCTTAATTCGACCGCCTGAGAAAACAGGACCAGCAATCGCTACTCCGGATCGCCAGATTTCAGCCGCTGATCGCATCAAGTTAGAGAGTTCAAGACTAGCGTATCCAAATAGCCCGGAAAGGGATATGGAAGGAAAATATTGAGTCTTTGCTACACCCACTCTTGCATTAGCTGCTATTAAATTTTGTTCACTCTGACGTATATCCGGACGTTGTTCTAACAGATCGGAAGGAATTCCCTGAGGAACCTCTGGTATGACAAGCATATCAAGTTTTTTACCACGTTTAATCTTTCCTGGTCCCCTTCCCAAAAGAACTGAAAGAGTATTTTCTTGCAACGCAATTCTAAGTTCCAATTGTGGAATATTGACAGATAACTGTTCAAATGCTGACCTAGCCTGAACCAGTTCCAAATTAGAAACCTGTCCCCCTTTAAATTTATTTTCAAACAACTGTAACCACTGTTCTCTTAAAGCCAAGGTTTTCTTAGAAATTTCAAGTTGTTTATCCAGATTCAGTAAGTCAATGTAAGCAGTGGCAACTTGAGACACGAGTGAAAGGATTACTGCTTGCCGGCTTTCTTTTTGGGACAACAACTCTGCACGAGCAGCTTCCGTTGACCTTCTAATTCGACCCCATATATCCAGTTCCCAGTTTACATTTAAATAATTCTGGTAAGAAGCATTGACACGGTCTTTACTGGTTGCGAGGGCCTGATTTCTCCGTTCCAAACTTTGACTGTCACGACTGGTCAAAGTCCAATAATCCAATTGTGGATAAAATACCGATTTCTCTCCCTTCAACCTGAAAACAAATTCTTCAACACGGGCAGAAGCAAGAATTAAATCTTTATTCTCTTTAAGTGCGATTTCAATCAGTTCGTTAAGCACTGGGTCCTGAAAGCATTCCCACCAGGCTAAATTGGCCAGATCAGCAGCTTCAATATAATCTACATGGCAGCTGTACTCGATATCAACTTGTGGACGACGATAGTCTTGTGTTATAGAGCAACCGGAGAGCAACCATAACAACAACACATAAAAAATTACGGTTCCGCCCATATTGCGCGTCCACATACATATATAATTTTTGCATACTATCATACAGCAGGACTATTTTTCTTTTGAAAATTGTTTTGCAAACTCCCATGCTTGTTTGCTTGCAGAAATCTGGCTGTGGCCAGAAGATCTATTATTACGCCCTTGACCCCCCGGCCATACATGAGCACCACCTTTAATTACCATAAGGTCTACAGGGGCACCATTACTACAGCGATAAGAAAGCACCCGGACTTTGCTATTTATTTCCTTTGTCTCAAGAGGAATGGGTTGACGTGATTTAAGAATAAGCTCCATTGTGTCAGGCACTGATCTATGGGACACCCCTGCCACACTTCTGGAACCTTTACCCCCGTCATAAGGCACATTATTGTCCCGATCTCCATGAATATGTAACACAGGAATATTTTTTGCTTCGTCACAGTTGCCAACCGCAAGAGTGCC includes:
- a CDS encoding IPT/TIG domain-containing protein, translated to MFVNIQADSFTLTVNNGSGEGYYEESSRVNIWANPYDDSDPDRRTYETSDPKVPHRIFDRWTGDTVYLADIFAAQTSLIMPAIDINVTAQYKSVSQWSVPKAISYFPITHKGVIFLFHAHGGSAINLFSKTENYLFVNDAISRNYAVVAIDSFDQVNKQWDLTVSAADNIDMQRVAALRDNLISLGKINLTDKIYVLGISNGGIFASLFDQTNQGIINFPVDASAIYISPGNSDIMKSTEVPTIFLLAENDSFNFNEIALNTFNNLLNRNVPAQYWVNHPSPVYAQRFWRIQGISRTDSEVIYNALRSGGLLDDKDFLIDNPISSGWRSLIPAEYSKYALSIDTQLLISHAEHSFTSNFNHKTLNFFDNPTTINDFAPVISGFSPNNGEWGTLVTIEGSGFINVTEVTFSGIVTPIVNSSINKLLVKVPYGASTGSIEVTNTEGTAMSPFCFVVSSPEITSLDPEEGGVGTLVSITGNSFVGVNVNFNGVSAEIVSKTINNIWVQVPVGATTGAITVTNDLGTSTSANNFTVIHQPIINNFTPTSGPAGTIVTITGENFSRATSVKLGDVSQLFSVDSDTQISATISNEATTRKIRVTTPGGTVFTDSFFKVR
- a CDS encoding IS66 family transposase codes for the protein MYINNQQSKLTVFVEDGHLQLGNNNAERHIHPIATVRKVWLFTQSEDGTMAIWYSLVETARANGLEPYWYHRNAFEEMSN
- a CDS encoding efflux transporter outer membrane subunit, whose amino-acid sequence is MGGTVIFYVLLLWLLSGCSITQDYRRPQVDIEYSCHVDYIEAADLANLAWWECFQDPVLNELIEIALKENKDLILASARVEEFVFRLKGEKSVFYPQLDYWTLTSRDSQSLERRNQALATSKDRVNASYQNYLNVNWELDIWGRIRRSTEAARAELLSQKESRQAVILSLVSQVATAYIDLLNLDKQLEISKKTLALREQWLQLFENKFKGGQVSNLELVQARSAFEQLSVNIPQLELRIALQENTLSVLLGRGPGKIKRGKKLDMLVIPEVPQGIPSDLLEQRPDIRQSEQNLIAANARVGVAKTQYFPSISLSGLFGYASLELSNLMRSAAEIWRSGVAIAGPVFSGGRIKGEIRQAEAVRQQLVNKYLITIQNAFREVDDSLITIQKLKELIVIQDRLVSVLEDYESSSRSRYDGGYSSYLVVQDAQRELYSAEIKYAQIQKDLFAAIVSIYKALGGGWVTEAAQKINTSKLMITQEEQNKM